TCTCTTGATTCTAATGAAAAGAGTAAGGTATCAGTCTCTTTCAATCTCTTTATGAAATCTAAGTCTGGCATATAAACACGTTCCGCCAGGACATCATCTTCTTTATTTAAGAGATAATATAAGATTTGGAGTCCTAAATGAGACATGCCTATTTCATACAGATCTGGAAAGGCAAGAGCAAATTTAATCTTTGCTTTCTTAAAATCTTTTCTAAGACTATTAATTTCTTTACCTAAATAACGACCTGGCTTGTAAATGTTGTCTAACAGAGAATGCCACGTTTTGTTCTTCAAGTTTTACTCCAAAGGCTTTTGATTTTTTATTCCTAATAACAATCCTATACCCATCATAAAAACAAATAAAGAAGATCCTCCGTAACTAACAAAAGGCAGGGGAAGTCCAGTGGCCGGTATAATGCCGGTAGATACCCCTACATTAATAATCATCTGCACGGCAATTAAAGAAATTACTCCTATGCCTACTAAAAACTCAAAATCATTCTTGGCTAAACAAGTTAAATAAAGTCCTCGAAAGATAATTACTCCAAATAAGAAGAGGACAATTAAGAGACCGATCAAGCCAAACTCTTCACCGATGACCGAGAATATAAAGTCTGCTTGTTGTTCTGGAAGAAAACCTAATCGAGTTTGAGTAGCTGATAAAAACCCTTTACCAAATAGTTTTCCAGAACCAATAGCAGCTTTGGACTGAATAATATTATAACCATAACCTAACGGATCGATACTAGGATCAATAAAGACTAATAGTCGTTTCTTTTGATAGTCTTTTAAAAAATTAAATACAAATAAAGCACTAGTTACTCCTGTCGCTAAACTTAAAAAATAAACAAGGGTTGTCTTTAAGCTGGAGATAGCTTCCTTGAATAATTTACTTAAGATTGAAATTACAAAAACAATGAGGATTAAACCTATTAACACTTTCCATTTATAATAATTTAAGAAGGTGAGCGTGTTTAATTCTACTCTATGTTTTAATTTAATCTCTATAAAAGCACCTAATAGAGTAATGGTTATGGCTAAAATACCAGCGATTAACAAACCACAGATCAATGTCTTATCTGCCCCCGTTACATAAATCATGATAAACATAAAGGGAAGAAAGACCAAAGCAGTGCCTAAGTCAGGTTGCTTTAAGATCAAGAAAGAAGGAATTAAAATAATGATAAAAGGTAGGATTAAATAATTAAACTCTTTTATCCTATTTGATTTACTAGCCAAATAACTAGCTAATAATAATATTGTTGAAATTTTAGCTACTTCTGAAGGTTGGAAAGAAAGACCAGCTACAGACAACCAACTATGGACGTTTCTTATGGCTTTAGAATAAAACAAGACCACTACTAACAAACCGAGACTAAATCCATAAAAAATAAGGGCATATTTTTTAATCTTATTAAAATCTAAACAAGCAATGCCAATCATGACCACAAAACTAATTAAAGAATAAATAAGTTGTTTATTCCAAAGCAAGTCTTGATTAAGTTTGCTGTTAAAAGTAAGGCTAAATAAGACTAATATCCCTATGGCTATTAAGATTAAAGTAGCTAATATTAAAATAAGATCTAAGTTTTTTAATTTATTTAAGTATTCTTTTAGTAAATTAGATTTCCTCATATTCTTTAAGGTAGTTCCTTTATTTTAGATAAAATTTCTCCAGCTATGGGGGCAGCTACTTTTCCACCCATACCTCCATGTTCTACCAGAATACTCATAGCTAAATTTACCCCATTAATATGGGTATAACAAACAAACCAAGCATGGTCTTCACCGTGAGGATTTTGAGACGTACCGGTCTTTCCCCCTATCTCTAATCCTTCTACATTTGAATTCCAACCAGTCCCAGCTTTAACTACTTTTTTAAGACCTTCATCTAATATTTGTAATGTTTTTTCTTTAAAATTTAACTGACAATTTACCACCGGTTCTTGGTAACTAATTAACTTACTTCTATCTAAGTTTTCCACTTTTTCTATAATCAGGGGTTGATAAATAACCTTCTGATTACTTACTCCAGAAATTAAACACGTTAATTGAATAGGGGTAACTAAAGTATAACCTTGACCTATGCTCATATTAATCGTCTCTCCTGGATACCATTTTTCTTTGAAATTTTCTTTCTTCCACTTAGGAGAAGGAAGCAGACCTCTTTTTTCATTAGGTAAAATAATATGGGTTTTTTCTCCTAAGTTAAATCTTTTAGCTACTTCAACCATAGGATTAATTCCAACCATTCTTCCTAAATTATAAAAATAAACATTACAAGACTTAGTAATAGCTTCAATTAAATTTACGGCTCCATGACCTTCTTTTTTCCAACATTTAAATACTTTATTGCCTAAATAATACTTACCTTGACATCTTATTTTATAATTAAGGTTAACCTTGTTGTTTTCTAAAGCAGCTATCATTACCACAATCTTAAAAACAGAACCAGGTGAATATTGAGCTTGAATAGCTCTATTCATCAAAATTTTATAAGGATGGTTTAGTATTTCATTGACCTTTTCTTTTCTTAAACGAGTAGTAAAGATATTAGGATTAAAACTTGGCTTGCTGATCAAGGTTAATATTTTACCATTATCGCTATTGATAATGACTACCGCTCCATGGTTATCTTTCATTGCTTCTTCAGCAATCTTTTGGATCTGAAAGTCAATAGTAAGATAAACATTTCTACCAGGTATAGGTTCTTTGTAATTTAATATTCTCAACTCTCTTCCTTTGGCATCTACTTCTACTTGCTTACCACCATCTTCTCCTTTTAAATGCTCATCTAATAACTTTTCTACACCGGTCTTTCCAATTAAGTCTCCTGGCTTATAATTTCCTTCTTCGCTTCCTTCTATCTCTTTCTCGCTTACTTCTCCAATGTATCCTAAAAGATGAGAAGCTAATTCACCGTAGACATAAAATCTTTTAGGACTTACTTGAATTATTACTCCAGGTAGATTTATTCTTTGTTCAGCTACTTTGATCATTGTTTCTTTAGGTACATTTTCTGCAACTAAGATAGACATAGAAGAAAGAGCCTTTTTTTTGTTGACTAAGAGCAAAATCTCTTCCTTTTTTTTACCTAAAATTTTAGATAACTTTTTAGCCATTTCCATGGTCTGTTTCTTATTTAAACCTATTTGAGTTACCATAATGTCAAAAGAAGGCCCAGTTTTTACTAAAGGAACTTTTTTATGATCATAAATTATTCCTCTTGGGGCAGGAATGTTGATTAGTTGAATCCTATTTTCTTCCGAAACTTGATAAAAATAATCTC
The nucleotide sequence above comes from bacterium. Encoded proteins:
- the rodA gene encoding rod shape-determining protein RodA yields the protein MRKSNLLKEYLNKLKNLDLILILATLILIAIGILVLFSLTFNSKLNQDLLWNKQLIYSLISFVVMIGIACLDFNKIKKYALIFYGFSLGLLVVVLFYSKAIRNVHSWLSVAGLSFQPSEVAKISTILLLASYLASKSNRIKEFNYLILPFIIILIPSFLILKQPDLGTALVFLPFMFIMIYVTGADKTLICGLLIAGILAITITLLGAFIEIKLKHRVELNTLTFLNYYKWKVLIGLILIVFVISILSKLFKEAISSLKTTLVYFLSLATGVTSALFVFNFLKDYQKKRLLVFIDPSIDPLGYGYNIIQSKAAIGSGKLFGKGFLSATQTRLGFLPEQQADFIFSVIGEEFGLIGLLIVLFLFGVIIFRGLYLTCLAKNDFEFLVGIGVISLIAVQMIINVGVSTGIIPATGLPLPFVSYGGSSLFVFMMGIGLLLGIKNQKPLE
- the mrdA gene encoding penicillin-binding protein 2 — its product is MKNNLVEFTEVTKRLQFLSISFFLILLIIIVRLLYLQILKGDYFYQVSEENRIQLINIPAPRGIIYDHKKVPLVKTGPSFDIMVTQIGLNKKQTMEMAKKLSKILGKKKEEILLLVNKKKALSSMSILVAENVPKETMIKVAEQRINLPGVIIQVSPKRFYVYGELASHLLGYIGEVSEKEIEGSEEGNYKPGDLIGKTGVEKLLDEHLKGEDGGKQVEVDAKGRELRILNYKEPIPGRNVYLTIDFQIQKIAEEAMKDNHGAVVIINSDNGKILTLISKPSFNPNIFTTRLRKEKVNEILNHPYKILMNRAIQAQYSPGSVFKIVVMIAALENNKVNLNYKIRCQGKYYLGNKVFKCWKKEGHGAVNLIEAITKSCNVYFYNLGRMVGINPMVEVAKRFNLGEKTHIILPNEKRGLLPSPKWKKENFKEKWYPGETINMSIGQGYTLVTPIQLTCLISGVSNQKVIYQPLIIEKVENLDRSKLISYQEPVVNCQLNFKEKTLQILDEGLKKVVKAGTGWNSNVEGLEIGGKTGTSQNPHGEDHAWFVCYTHINGVNLAMSILVEHGGMGGKVAAPIAGEILSKIKELP